One Deltaproteobacteria bacterium RBG_16_64_85 genomic region harbors:
- a CDS encoding UTP--glucose-1-phosphate uridylyltransferase, whose product MIRKAVFPAAGFGTRFLPATKASPKEMLPLVDKPLIQHGVEEAKAAGIRDMIIVTGRGKNSIEDHFDVSFELEAILARKGDGKMHALVRAISDMGDFFYVRQHLPLGLGHAVLRAKDLVGEEPFAVILSDDVIDSKVPVLRQMIDVYEKYSAGAVLAIQQVPREHVSRYGIIEGRKIAEGVYEVLDMVEKPRPEKAPSDLAIIGRYLLPPSIFPALQATKPGAGGELQLTDAIRALLSQERVIGYAFEGIRYDAGTKLGFLMANIAFALKDPEIGPGLHAFLRKERIR is encoded by the coding sequence ATGATACGAAAAGCGGTGTTTCCGGCGGCGGGATTCGGGACTCGCTTCCTCCCCGCGACGAAGGCATCCCCGAAAGAGATGCTCCCCCTCGTGGACAAGCCGCTCATCCAGCACGGTGTCGAGGAGGCGAAAGCCGCGGGGATCCGGGACATGATCATCGTCACCGGGCGCGGGAAGAACTCCATCGAGGACCACTTCGACGTTTCCTTCGAGCTGGAGGCCATCCTCGCCAGGAAGGGGGACGGCAAAATGCATGCTCTCGTCCGTGCGATCTCCGACATGGGCGATTTTTTCTACGTCCGGCAGCACCTGCCGCTGGGCCTGGGGCACGCCGTGCTGCGCGCCAAGGACCTGGTCGGCGAGGAGCCGTTCGCCGTCATCCTCTCGGACGACGTGATCGACTCGAAAGTGCCGGTTCTCCGCCAGATGATCGACGTCTACGAGAAGTACAGCGCCGGGGCGGTTCTGGCCATCCAGCAGGTGCCGAGGGAGCACGTGTCGCGTTACGGTATCATAGAAGGCAGGAAGATCGCGGAGGGGGTGTACGAGGTCCTGGACATGGTCGAAAAGCCCAGGCCCGAGAAGGCGCCCTCGGATCTGGCCATCATCGGCCGCTACCTTCTCCCCCCGTCGATTTTCCCCGCTCTCCAGGCGACGAAGCCGGGGGCGGGCGGGGAACTCCAGCTGACCGACGCCATCCGCGCACTGCTCTCCCAGGAGCGGGTCATCGGGTACGCCTTCGAGGGGATCCGTTACGACGCGGGGACCAAGCTGGGGTTCCTGATGGCCAACATCGCGTTTGCGCTGAAGGACCCGGAGATCGGCCCGGGCCTGCACGCCTTCCTGAGGAAGGAGAGGATCCGTTGA
- a CDS encoding DNA repair protein RadA, with translation MAKVRVDYACTSCGFTTPKWLGRCPDCGKWGSLVEEVAAAEPKYRVVVDGFPASKPVRLTDVSDTAETRAKSGIAEFDRVMGGGVVPSSATLIGGDPGIGKSTILLQVAKGLAREGKPVLYVSGEESEAQVKLRAARLGVEEREIFLLSETSVEKVMTVASELSPSTLLIDSIQTMFTSDLPGAPGSVGQVRECAGRLVFYGKKAGMSVFLVGHVTKEGTIAGPRVLEHLVDTVLYFEGEKGHPYRILKAVKNRFGSTNEIGVFEMRASGLSEVADPSGLFLSERSGDTSGALVFPAIEGTRPLLVEVQALASQSFLAMPRRTTLGADTNRVILLCAILEKKAGFSLYNQDIFVNVAGGFELDETAADLALLCAVAASFKDQVIPAGTAAFGEVGLGGEVRAVPMAEQRLNEAARMGFTRVILPASNAERLSAKYPLTLVPVRHIKEALAQAWKK, from the coding sequence TTGGCGAAAGTAAGGGTCGATTACGCCTGCACCTCGTGCGGGTTCACCACGCCGAAGTGGCTCGGGCGATGCCCGGACTGCGGGAAGTGGGGATCGCTCGTCGAAGAGGTTGCAGCGGCGGAGCCGAAGTACCGGGTGGTCGTCGATGGGTTTCCCGCATCGAAGCCGGTCCGGCTGACGGATGTGTCCGACACCGCGGAGACCCGCGCGAAGAGCGGCATCGCGGAGTTCGACCGCGTGATGGGGGGGGGCGTCGTCCCCTCGTCGGCCACGCTCATCGGCGGCGATCCCGGAATCGGCAAATCCACCATCCTCCTGCAGGTTGCGAAGGGCTTGGCCCGGGAGGGAAAGCCTGTTCTGTACGTGTCGGGGGAGGAGTCGGAGGCGCAGGTAAAACTCCGCGCCGCAAGGCTCGGAGTCGAAGAGAGGGAGATCTTCCTGCTCTCCGAGACCTCCGTCGAAAAGGTGATGACCGTCGCCTCGGAACTTTCTCCTTCGACGCTTTTGATCGATTCCATCCAGACGATGTTCACCTCCGATCTCCCTGGCGCGCCGGGGTCGGTCGGCCAGGTCCGCGAGTGCGCGGGGCGGCTGGTCTTCTACGGGAAGAAGGCAGGGATGTCGGTCTTCCTCGTGGGGCATGTGACCAAGGAGGGGACGATCGCCGGGCCGCGCGTCCTGGAGCACCTGGTCGACACGGTCCTCTACTTCGAGGGGGAGAAGGGGCACCCGTACCGAATTCTCAAGGCCGTGAAGAACCGGTTCGGGTCGACCAACGAGATCGGCGTGTTCGAGATGCGCGCCTCGGGCCTCTCCGAAGTGGCCGATCCCTCGGGGCTGTTCCTCTCCGAGCGCAGCGGGGACACCTCGGGGGCTCTCGTATTCCCGGCGATCGAGGGGACAAGGCCGCTCCTGGTCGAGGTCCAGGCGCTTGCCTCCCAGTCGTTCCTCGCGATGCCGAGGCGCACGACGCTCGGCGCGGACACGAACCGGGTGATCCTTCTGTGCGCCATCCTGGAGAAGAAGGCGGGTTTCTCCCTCTACAACCAGGACATCTTCGTCAACGTGGCGGGAGGGTTCGAGCTCGACGAGACCGCGGCGGATCTGGCACTGCTGTGCGCCGTTGCGGCAAGCTTCAAAGACCAGGTGATCCCGGCGGGCACCGCCGCCTTCGGCGAGGTGGGATTGGGGGGCGAGGTCCGGGCCGTCCCGATGGCGGAGCAACGCTTGAACGAGGCGGCCCGGATGGGATTCACCCGCGTGATCCTGCCGGCCTCCAACGCCGAGCGGCTGTCCGCGAAGTATCCGCTCACCCTCGTCCCCGTCCGCCACATCAAGGAAGCGCTCGCGCAGGCCTGGAAAAAGTAG
- a CDS encoding thiamine-phosphate kinase — MRDLGEFGFIEHVKRRFGGPVRTGEIGIGDDAAVLRASPGNVVLSTDLLVEGTHFDFRYFLPEELGWRALMANLSDLSAMGASPVCYLVALAAPPETPVRLLDGIFRGMTNAGRSSGIRLMGGDTCRSETLVLGLTVLGKVSPGKAVLRTGARPGDLLFVTGEPGWSRLGLRLLSGGRPRDPKGWRREAMRRHLRPEARWKEGALAARSGAVSAMIDLSDGLLPDLSHLLEQGGMGAVLDEKAFRFSARFRKAAAGLREDAVAAFLAGGEDYELLMSVRPHRYESFRRAARRFPAGAHPIGMVTKQAGIRVRLADGSWMKETRLPRGFVHF; from the coding sequence CTGCGGGACCTGGGAGAGTTCGGGTTCATCGAGCACGTGAAGCGGCGGTTCGGCGGTCCCGTCCGCACCGGGGAGATCGGCATCGGGGACGATGCCGCGGTCCTGCGCGCGTCGCCCGGGAACGTGGTGCTCTCCACCGACCTGCTGGTGGAGGGGACCCACTTCGATTTCCGGTATTTTCTTCCCGAGGAGCTGGGGTGGCGCGCGCTCATGGCCAACCTTTCCGATCTCTCCGCGATGGGCGCTTCCCCCGTCTGCTACCTCGTCGCTCTGGCCGCCCCTCCGGAAACGCCCGTCCGGCTCCTGGACGGCATATTCCGCGGGATGACGAACGCAGGGCGTTCCTCCGGGATCCGGTTGATGGGCGGGGACACTTGCCGGAGTGAAACCCTTGTGCTGGGCCTTACCGTCTTGGGAAAGGTTTCCCCCGGAAAGGCAGTCCTGCGTACAGGCGCACGGCCCGGCGACCTCCTCTTCGTCACCGGGGAGCCCGGCTGGTCCCGCCTGGGGCTGCGGCTCCTTTCCGGCGGGCGGCCCCGGGACCCCAAGGGATGGCGGCGCGAGGCGATGCGCCGGCACCTTCGCCCCGAGGCCCGTTGGAAGGAGGGTGCCCTGGCGGCACGCAGCGGAGCGGTCTCGGCCATGATCGACCTCAGCGACGGTCTTTTGCCGGATCTCTCCCACCTCCTCGAGCAGGGAGGGATGGGAGCCGTCCTGGACGAGAAGGCGTTCCGGTTCTCCGCGAGGTTCCGGAAAGCCGCGGCGGGGCTGCGGGAGGACGCCGTCGCCGCCTTCCTCGCCGGGGGCGAGGACTACGAGCTGCTGATGTCCGTGCGTCCCCACCGGTACGAATCCTTCCGGAGGGCCGCGCGGCGCTTCCCCGCCGGGGCGCACCCCATCGGCATGGTGACGAAGCAGGCCGGAATCCGGGTGCGCCTCGCCGACGGGTCCTGGATGAAGGAAACCCGCCTCCCGCGGGGCTTCGTCCACTTTTAA
- a CDS encoding 1-(5-phosphoribosyl)-5-amino-4-imidazole-carboxylate carboxylase, translated as MTAERLRQLLKEVAGGKTSVEAAFRKMRSLPFESLGMANVDHHRSIRQGIPEVILGEGKTAAQIAAIARAMRRSGADVLVTRLDPAKQRAIRKSFREAVLYAKARCAVIRSGKPAIQGKGTILVVTAGTSDIPVAEEAAVTAEFLGNRVERLFDVGVAGIHRLLLRKEALLSARVLVVVAGMEGALASVVGGLTDKPVIAVPTSVGYGASFGGLSALLGMLNSCSPTVAVVNIDNGFGAGVYSSVINRL; from the coding sequence ATGACCGCGGAGCGGCTGCGACAGCTTCTCAAGGAGGTCGCCGGGGGGAAGACATCCGTGGAGGCGGCATTCCGAAAGATGCGTTCCCTGCCTTTCGAGAGCCTGGGAATGGCGAACGTCGACCATCACCGGTCGATCCGCCAGGGGATCCCCGAGGTGATCCTGGGGGAGGGGAAGACCGCCGCGCAGATCGCCGCCATCGCGCGGGCGATGCGGCGCTCGGGCGCCGACGTGCTGGTCACGCGCCTCGATCCCGCCAAGCAGAGGGCGATCCGAAAGAGTTTCCGGGAGGCGGTCCTTTACGCGAAAGCGCGCTGCGCGGTGATCCGCTCCGGGAAGCCGGCGATCCAAGGAAAGGGAACGATCCTCGTGGTGACGGCGGGCACTTCCGACATCCCCGTCGCGGAGGAGGCGGCCGTCACAGCGGAGTTCCTGGGGAATCGCGTCGAGCGGCTCTTCGACGTCGGGGTTGCGGGGATCCATCGCCTGCTCCTGCGGAAAGAGGCGCTCCTGTCGGCGCGGGTCCTCGTAGTGGTCGCCGGGATGGAGGGGGCGCTCGCCTCGGTCGTCGGGGGCCTGACCGACAAGCCGGTCATCGCCGTTCCCACCAGCGTCGGCTACGGGGCGAGCTTCGGCGGGCTGTCGGCGCTTCTGGGGATGCTCAACTCCTGCTCGCCGACGGTGGCCGTCGTGAACATCGACAACGGCTTCGGCGCCGGCGTTTACTCGTCGGTCATCAACCGTTTGTAA
- a CDS encoding TIGR00299 family protein — protein MRGKILYFDCFSGIAGDMTCAALLSLAGAERELRRALRGLPVGGYRVSVEGDVSAGMAGTRFIVKLSSRKASARNFQEIVSLLKRSSLPMGARSRAIACFDLLATAEAKVHGTKKEKVHFHEVGAVDAIVDIAAACFLFDRIGSTSAYCSVLPGGSGEAWSSHGKLPVPGPATLALLTGAPWRFGEGDGEMVTPTGAALLRAFEVSFERPPEMTVHGVGVGLGHREIPGRPNILRVVEGEPSSGARGQDRVLEVEANIDDMNPQRFELLMERSFAAGALDVAILPATMKKNRPGWVLRILCPEERLELVSAAVFSLSTAIGLRYHACDRLKLARNVRVIETRFGRVRVKEAMLPDGSVRPVPEYDDVKRIVRAGKATFDEVALEVSANWRK, from the coding sequence GTGAGAGGAAAAATACTATATTTCGACTGCTTTTCGGGGATCGCCGGCGACATGACGTGCGCGGCGCTGCTTTCTCTTGCGGGTGCCGAGAGAGAGCTGCGGCGGGCGCTGCGTGGGCTCCCGGTCGGGGGCTACCGTGTTTCGGTCGAGGGAGACGTCTCCGCAGGAATGGCCGGCACGCGGTTCATCGTGAAGCTCTCCTCCCGCAAGGCGTCGGCACGTAACTTTCAGGAGATCGTCTCCTTGCTCAAACGTTCTTCCCTTCCGATGGGCGCCAGGTCCCGCGCCATTGCCTGTTTCGATCTGCTGGCCACGGCCGAGGCGAAGGTTCACGGCACCAAAAAGGAAAAGGTGCATTTCCACGAGGTGGGGGCGGTGGACGCCATCGTGGACATCGCAGCCGCCTGTTTCCTGTTCGACCGGATCGGTTCCACCTCGGCCTACTGTTCCGTCCTGCCGGGAGGATCGGGCGAGGCGTGGTCCTCCCATGGGAAACTGCCCGTCCCGGGTCCCGCGACGCTTGCCCTCCTTACTGGCGCCCCGTGGCGGTTCGGAGAGGGGGACGGAGAAATGGTGACCCCGACGGGGGCGGCGCTCTTACGCGCCTTCGAGGTCTCCTTCGAGCGTCCGCCCGAAATGACGGTTCACGGCGTGGGTGTGGGACTTGGGCACCGGGAAATCCCCGGGCGTCCGAATATCCTCCGGGTAGTGGAAGGGGAACCGTCTTCTGGCGCAAGAGGGCAAGACCGCGTGCTCGAGGTCGAGGCGAACATCGACGACATGAACCCGCAGCGGTTCGAGCTGCTGATGGAGCGGTCCTTCGCCGCAGGGGCGCTGGACGTGGCCATCCTGCCGGCGACGATGAAGAAAAACCGGCCCGGCTGGGTCCTGCGGATCTTGTGCCCCGAAGAACGGCTGGAGCTGGTTTCCGCTGCGGTCTTCTCGCTTTCGACGGCCATCGGCCTGCGGTACCACGCTTGCGACCGGCTGAAGCTCGCGCGCAACGTGCGGGTCATCGAGACCCGGTTCGGTCGCGTGCGGGTCAAGGAGGCGATGCTTCCCGACGGCTCCGTACGGCCGGTGCCCGAGTACGACGACGTGAAACGGATCGTGCGCGCGGGGAAGGCGACGTTCGACGAGGTGGCGCTGGAGGTGTCGGCGAATTGGCGAAAGTAA
- a CDS encoding endopeptidase La, giving the protein MADETIRPGDPEREAPAQQEGERASMPERREEAEPKETAPEIPTILPLLPVRDIVIFPYMTLPLFVGREGSIASVEEALARDRHIFLATQKDPSVEEPKVEDLYRTGTVAMIMRMLKLPDGRLKILIQGVVKGRIVEFMESRPAVRVRIERLVESPVKEGALEVEALMRASREKIEKILSLKNMPVEILMVTENISNPGVLADLVASNLRLKIEEAQGVLEEEDPVARLTLVNNLLSRELQLADMQAKIQNQAKEEMSKSQREYFLREQLKAIKSELGDIDGKSEEIDELREKIKAAGMSEEVGKEAEKQLRRLEGMHPDSAESSVVRTYLDWLVELPWKKETRDNINIAKAKKILDEDHHDLEKVKERILEYLAVRKLKDKMKGPILCFVGPPGVGKTSLGKSIARSMGRKFIRMSLGGIRDEAEIRGHRRTYVGALPGRILQGMKNAGTRNPVFMLDEIDKLGADFRGDPSAALLEVLDPEQNFAFSDNYLNVPFDLSKVLFIGTGNIIDPVPPALKDRMEILYLSGYTDVDKLAIAKRFLLPRQKEENGVRDGQLRMTDKAILAIIHQYTREAGLRNLEREISQICRKTARKIAEGEKGPFSITPRNLSKYLGVPKFLPETEGEKDEVGVATGLAWTPTGGDILFVEVSLVKGKGNVTITGSLGDVMKESAHAALTYTRSRAARLGLARDFHSSHDIHIHVPAGAIPKDGPSAGITIATALISSLTGIPVRRDIAMTGEITLRGRVLPIGGLKEKALAALRAGITEVIVPEQNRKDLEEIPRHEARQFTFTFVKSMDEVVARALGRNPLRPPAQGDGAAGAGGRRTAKRSRKKR; this is encoded by the coding sequence ATGGCGGACGAAACGATCAGACCTGGCGATCCGGAACGCGAGGCCCCGGCCCAGCAGGAAGGAGAACGGGCTTCGATGCCCGAACGACGGGAAGAGGCCGAGCCGAAAGAAACGGCCCCCGAGATCCCGACGATCCTCCCCCTGCTCCCCGTGAGGGACATCGTCATTTTTCCGTACATGACGCTGCCGCTCTTCGTGGGGCGCGAAGGTTCGATCGCGTCGGTGGAGGAGGCGCTGGCGCGCGACCGGCACATTTTCCTGGCGACCCAGAAGGACCCCTCGGTGGAGGAGCCGAAAGTGGAGGACCTCTACCGGACCGGGACCGTAGCGATGATCATGCGGATGCTCAAGCTTCCCGACGGTCGCTTGAAGATCCTCATCCAGGGTGTCGTCAAGGGGAGGATCGTCGAGTTCATGGAGTCCCGGCCCGCGGTGCGGGTGCGCATCGAACGGCTCGTCGAGTCTCCCGTCAAGGAAGGGGCGCTCGAGGTGGAGGCGCTGATGCGCGCTTCCCGGGAGAAGATCGAGAAGATCCTCTCGCTGAAGAACATGCCGGTCGAGATCCTCATGGTCACCGAGAACATCAGCAACCCAGGCGTGCTGGCCGACCTGGTGGCCTCCAACCTGCGGCTCAAGATCGAGGAGGCCCAGGGAGTGCTGGAGGAGGAGGACCCCGTCGCCCGGCTGACGCTGGTGAACAACCTGCTCTCCCGGGAGCTCCAGCTGGCCGACATGCAGGCAAAGATCCAGAACCAGGCCAAAGAGGAGATGTCGAAGAGCCAGCGGGAGTATTTCCTCCGCGAGCAGCTCAAGGCGATCAAGTCGGAGCTGGGCGACATCGACGGGAAATCCGAGGAGATCGACGAGCTGCGGGAGAAGATCAAGGCGGCCGGGATGTCGGAGGAGGTCGGCAAGGAAGCGGAGAAGCAGCTCCGGCGCCTGGAGGGGATGCACCCGGACTCGGCCGAGTCCTCCGTCGTCCGGACCTATCTCGACTGGCTGGTGGAGCTCCCCTGGAAGAAGGAAACCCGGGACAACATCAACATCGCCAAGGCCAAGAAGATCCTCGACGAGGACCACCACGACCTCGAGAAGGTCAAGGAGCGGATCCTCGAGTACCTCGCCGTCCGCAAGCTCAAGGACAAGATGAAGGGGCCGATCCTGTGCTTCGTTGGACCACCCGGCGTGGGGAAGACCTCCCTGGGGAAATCGATCGCGCGGTCCATGGGCCGCAAATTCATCCGCATGTCGCTGGGAGGGATCCGGGACGAAGCCGAGATCCGCGGCCACCGGCGAACGTACGTCGGGGCGCTCCCCGGCCGGATCCTCCAGGGCATGAAGAATGCGGGGACGAGGAACCCCGTCTTCATGCTGGACGAGATCGACAAGCTCGGTGCCGATTTCCGGGGAGACCCTTCCGCGGCGCTGCTGGAGGTGCTCGACCCGGAGCAGAACTTCGCCTTCAGCGACAACTACCTCAACGTTCCGTTCGACCTGTCGAAGGTGCTTTTCATCGGCACGGGCAACATCATCGACCCCGTTCCGCCGGCCCTGAAGGACCGGATGGAGATCCTTTATCTCTCCGGGTACACCGACGTCGATAAGCTGGCCATCGCCAAGCGATTCCTCCTGCCGCGGCAGAAGGAGGAGAACGGCGTCCGGGACGGCCAGCTCCGGATGACCGACAAGGCCATCCTGGCGATCATCCACCAGTACACCCGGGAGGCGGGCCTGCGGAACCTCGAGCGCGAGATTTCGCAGATCTGCCGCAAGACGGCGCGGAAGATCGCCGAGGGGGAGAAGGGTCCGTTCTCCATCACCCCGAGGAACCTCTCGAAGTACCTCGGGGTACCGAAGTTCCTCCCCGAAACCGAAGGGGAGAAGGACGAAGTCGGCGTGGCGACCGGCCTGGCGTGGACGCCCACCGGGGGGGACATCCTGTTCGTCGAGGTGTCGCTGGTCAAGGGGAAGGGGAACGTCACCATCACCGGGTCCCTGGGCGACGTCATGAAGGAGAGCGCCCATGCCGCGCTCACCTACACGCGGTCGCGCGCGGCCCGCCTGGGCCTGGCAAGGGATTTTCACTCCAGCCACGACATCCACATCCACGTCCCGGCGGGCGCGATCCCCAAGGACGGGCCATCCGCCGGGATCACGATCGCCACGGCGCTCATCTCGTCGCTGACGGGGATCCCCGTCCGGCGCGACATCGCGATGACCGGGGAGATCACCTTGCGGGGACGCGTCCTGCCGATCGGAGGGCTGAAGGAGAAGGCGCTGGCCGCCCTGCGGGCCGGGATCACCGAGGTCATCGTCCCCGAGCAGAACCGGAAGGACCTGGAGGAAATCCCGCGCCACGAGGCCCGGCAGTTCACGTTCACGTTCGTCAAGAGCATGGACGAGGTCGTCGCCAGAGCGCTCGGGAGGAATCCCCTCCGTCCGCCTGCGCAGGGAGACGGCGCCGCGGGCGCGGGGGGGCGCCGCACGGCGAAGAGGTCGCGGAAGAAGCGGTGA